In Salinigranum marinum, one DNA window encodes the following:
- a CDS encoding AI-2E family transporter, producing MSLPDIERSRLGWWLLGLALAGALVFVLHAFVGTFVFGLFLYYSTRPIYRRLRRRIGPPSLAAAVSLFALALPALLLVLYALLIVVRQAVRYTNSGAFDLSRYPVDQDLLVVVTDPQRLLDLDLGSYLSAETVGQFSRSLTSAVDTVAFVGIGAVHLFVMIALAFYLLRDDRRLGDWVVSTFGDERGIVLAYGTAVDHDLSTIFFGNILNAVLTGTIGVIAYTVLNVFAPVPETSIPAAGLVGLLAGVASIIPVVGMKLVYVPVALYMAVVTFFVDPQLLWFVLAFAVVSLVVVDTIPDLVLRPYVSGRSLHVGSVMIAYTFGPLLFGWYGIFLMPMLLVLVFHFARLVLPELVQGSEIKPSAVDPGVVDEGGTVDVDPPTVDAAVDANEKTVGAAESAEREVVEGTRTPTGGPGGDGDAVGDPGDD from the coding sequence ATGTCCCTCCCCGACATCGAGCGCTCCCGCCTCGGGTGGTGGCTGCTGGGACTCGCACTCGCCGGTGCGCTCGTCTTCGTCCTCCACGCGTTCGTCGGAACCTTCGTCTTCGGACTCTTCCTCTACTACTCGACGCGGCCGATCTACCGCCGGCTCCGCCGTCGGATCGGCCCGCCGAGTCTCGCCGCCGCCGTCTCCCTGTTCGCACTGGCGCTCCCGGCGCTGTTGCTCGTCCTGTACGCCCTCCTCATCGTCGTCCGGCAGGCGGTCAGATACACAAACAGCGGCGCGTTCGACCTCTCGCGGTACCCCGTCGACCAGGACCTCCTCGTCGTCGTCACCGACCCACAGCGACTCCTCGACCTCGACCTCGGTTCGTACCTGTCGGCGGAGACGGTCGGGCAGTTCAGTCGCTCGCTCACCTCGGCAGTCGATACGGTCGCGTTCGTCGGCATCGGCGCGGTCCACCTGTTCGTGATGATCGCGCTCGCCTTTTACCTCCTCCGCGACGATCGTCGGCTGGGCGACTGGGTCGTCTCGACGTTCGGCGACGAGCGCGGGATCGTCCTCGCGTACGGCACTGCCGTCGATCACGACCTCAGCACCATCTTCTTCGGGAACATCCTCAACGCCGTCCTCACGGGGACGATCGGGGTCATCGCGTACACGGTCCTCAACGTCTTCGCACCGGTTCCGGAGACCAGCATTCCCGCCGCGGGACTCGTCGGCCTCCTCGCCGGTGTCGCCAGCATCATCCCCGTCGTAGGGATGAAACTCGTCTACGTCCCGGTCGCCCTCTACATGGCCGTCGTGACGTTCTTCGTCGACCCCCAGCTGCTGTGGTTCGTCCTCGCGTTCGCCGTCGTCTCGCTCGTCGTCGTCGACACGATCCCCGACCTCGTCCTCCGTCCGTACGTCTCCGGCCGGAGCCTCCACGTCGGGAGTGTGATGATCGCGTACACGTTCGGCCCGCTCCTGTTCGGCTGGTACGGCATCTTCCTCATGCCGATGCTCCTCGTGCTCGTCTTTCACTTCGCACGGCTCGTGCTCCCGGAGCTCGTCCAGGGAAGCGAGATCAAACCGTCGGCGGTCGATCCGGGCGTCGTCGACGAGGGAGGCACGGTGGATGTCGACCCGCCGACGGTGGACGCGGCGGTGGACGCCAACGAGAAGACGGTGGGGGCCGCGGAGTCGGCCGAGAGGGAGGTGGTCGAGGGGACGCGAACGCCGACCGGGGGACCGGGCGGTGACGGCGACGCGGTTGGCGATCCCGGCGACGACTGA
- a CDS encoding helix-turn-helix transcriptional regulator produces MYDLTGFQRDLLYVIAGLDEPHGLAIKEELEDYYEKEIHHGRLYPNLDTLVEKGLVEKGQRDRRTNYYTLTRRGRREIRARKDWEGQYVDEEFDE; encoded by the coding sequence ATGTACGATCTGACAGGATTTCAGCGTGACCTCCTCTACGTGATCGCGGGACTCGACGAACCGCACGGCCTCGCGATCAAAGAGGAGTTGGAAGACTACTACGAGAAGGAGATCCACCACGGTCGACTCTACCCGAACCTCGACACGCTCGTCGAGAAGGGACTCGTCGAGAAGGGACAGCGCGACCGCCGGACGAACTACTACACCCTGACGCGTCGCGGCCGCCGTGAGATTCGCGCCCGCAAGGACTGGGAAGGCCAGTACGTCGACGAGGAGTTCGACGAGTAA